In Populus alba chromosome 1, ASM523922v2, whole genome shotgun sequence, a single window of DNA contains:
- the LOC118033811 gene encoding ethylene-responsive transcription factor ERF026, giving the protein MATTSSNSKRHPMYHGIRCRGGKWVSEIREPRKTTRIWLGTFPKPEMAAAAYDVAALALKGNGAVLNFPSSVGTYPVPATASSTDIRNAAAAAAALKKAELSYNEALVDQPRNDHAIGAYLASSGEEFVDEEALFDMPNLLVDMAGGMLLSPPRITSPPSDDSQGNSDGESLWSYF; this is encoded by the coding sequence ATGGCCACGACTTCTTCTAACTCCAAAAGGCACCCAATGTATCATGGAATCCGGTGCCGCGGTGGTAAATGGGTGTCTGAAATCCGGGAGCCACGCAAAACCACTCGTATATGGCTTGGCACATTCCCAAAGCCGGAGATGGCGGCGGCAGCCTATGATGTTGCAGCTCTGGCCCTAAAAGGTAATGGTGCAGTTCTTAACTTCCCAAGTTCTGTTGGGACCTATCCAGTGCCTGCTACTGCATCATCCACTGATATTCGCAATGCAGCTGCCGCTGCTGCTGCATTAAAAAAGGCTGAACTGAGCTACAACGAAGCGTTAGTTGATCAACCTAGAAATGACCACGCCATTGGTGCGTATTTGGCATCAAGTGGAGAAGAATTTGTTGATGAGGAGGCACTGTTTGATATGCCAAATTTGCTGGTGGACATGGCGGGAGGAATGCTGCTTTCGCCACCAAGAATAACCTCGCCACCGTCTGATGATTCACAGGGAAATTCTGATGGAGAAAGTCTGTGGAGCTATTTTTAG